A stretch of Fusarium poae strain DAOMC 252244 chromosome 2, whole genome shotgun sequence DNA encodes these proteins:
- a CDS encoding hypothetical protein (TransMembrane:5 (o77-99i146-168o188-206i233-254o260-280i)~BUSCO:24397at5125) — protein MKDSTETPFTTEEPQIAQNVLSIPGPSTVTLSKSRSSWYCIDDNRLRNNLFAAVGFLELANAGDFAANVWNDVPVPIYAIVFMAIGGSSAFVLSICAFFDSRKAWRNIKFLKQQKQLLKTEEASLSRDVFVEITTRELRIEVINRWLMDLLMGGGAMLISIGTFMAIGGANPNVWLASNILSGYLGNAPIALFGLLSSIWAAMVVSKMNSHRGAARKELQGSPTLRVLKDRCFNVQVFFVLNGASNILGGVGSMLTAERWWGYVILIPVIISSIFCNIWWRHRVGYDRPYISTLPGINLEIITETIEATSQLRQNIQNDAGINLEHIFGDSVTLKEVLELFVKHDLFEQFSLRLVTNKHIRHLFVNNEVTSVQASVDGILAVAVEHHATIIRIALTFLKKHGPKHLLHRERFLLEVLGTYLVEQKKREEITVEK, from the coding sequence ATGAAGGACAGCACAGAAACGCCGTTTACAACGGAAGAGCCCCAAATCGCTCAAAACGTTCTTTCCATTCCTGGTCCCTCAACTGTCACCCTTTCCAAATCCAGATCTAGCTGGTACTGCATCGACGACAACCGATTGAGGAACAACCTCTTCGCCGCGGTCGGTTTTCTCGAGCTTGCAAACGCTGGTGATTTTGCCGCCAACGTATGGAATGATGTGCCCGTTCCCATCTATGCCATTGTCTTTATGGCCATCGGAGGATCTTCAGCATTCGTCTTATCGATATGTGCTTTCTTCGACTCGAGGAAGGCTTGGAGGAACATCAAGTTTTTGAAACAACAGAAGCAACTGTTAAAAACCGAAGAGGCGTCTTTGAGTCGAGATGTTTTCGTTGAAATCACAACACGTGAATTGAGAATCGAGGTTATTAACCGTTGGCTCATGGATCTGCTGATGGGCGGAGGTGCTATGCTCATCAGTATTGGTACATTCATGGCGATTGGGGGAGCCAATCCTAATGTATGGCTCGCCAGTAACATCCTCTCCGGTTATCTTGGAAATGCGCCTATCGCTCTCTTCGGTTTGTTGAGTTCTATCTGGGCTGCCATGGTGGTATCCAAGATGAATTCTCATCGCGGCGCCGCACGAAAAGAACTTCAAGGATCACCGACGCTGCGCGTCCTCAAAGACAGATGTTTCAACGTACAGGTTTTCTTCGTACTTAATGGAGCCTCCAATATTCTTGGTGGCGTCGGCTCCATGTTGACGGCTGAGAGATGGTGGGGATATGTTATCCTCATCCCTGTTATCATATCCTCCATCTTCTGCAATATTTGGTGGCGACATCGCGTTGGTTACGATCGCCCATACATATCGACACTTCCTGGCATTAATCTCGAAATAATTACTGAGACTATCGAGGCAACTTCACAACTACGACAGAATATCCAAAACGATGCAGGCATCAACTTGGAGCATATTTTCGGAGATTCTGTAACCCTTAAGGAAGTTTTGGAACTCTTTGTCAAGCACGATTTATTCGAACAATTCTCTCTTCGTCTGGTTACGAACAAGCACATCAGGCACCTCTTTGTCAATAACGAAGTCACAAGCGTACAAGCCAGCGTTGACGGTATCTTGGCTGTAGCAGTGGAACATCATGCTACTATAATACGTATCGCATTAACATTCTTGAAGAAGCATGGTCCGAAGCACCTGCTGCACCGCGAACGGTTTTTGTTAGAGGTCCTGGGGACTTATTTGGTAgaacagaagaagagggaggAGATCACAGTTGAGAAATAA
- a CDS encoding hypothetical protein (CAZy:GH35) → MPRGGRPSSIINAHKRELLQDIVTFDEHSLFINGERVTMFSAEIHPFRLPVPSLYLDLFHKVKAMGFNMVSFYVDWALLEGKPGEFRSEGALDLQPFIDAAKEAGIYLLARPGPYINAEVSGGGFPGWLQRVKGFLRTNATDYLASTDNYVAKVGAIIAKAQITNGGPVILYQPENEYSAAQGTPFPNHDYLEYVNDQVRKAGVVVPLINNDAWQGGTGAPGTGPGAVDIYGHDGYPVGFDCTNPYKWPKDGLPTTWHAEHLDKSPNTPYSIIEFQGGAFDPPGGTGFEKCYELTNHEFARIFYKNNLAAGVTIFNIYMTWGGTNWGNLGHSDGYTSYDYGAAIKEDRTVTREKYSEIKLQGQFLAVSPNYAVATASNFTTTKYTNNNKVAVTALTTKKDDAFYVVRHADYRTTATASYKLKVKTSVGQLTIPQLGGSLSLHGRDSKIHVVDYPVGKHTVVYSTAEVFTWKDLGDKTVLVIYGGPDELHEVAIKSDSKLNVVEGDGIKTERRKGATIFQFTTSPKRRVVQIGSLHVYVLDRNAAYNYWVPTIPEKGERVAFGSSVMNPKAVILNGAYLIRSVAIKGSKLSVQADFNATSPLEIIGAPKGTSRLVINGKDTPFKRSKIGNWLVNPAVQIPDIKITDLKSLDWKYVDSLPEVKKNYDDAKWPDADLKNTFNSKWPLNNSVSLYGGDYGFHSGALLFRGHFTADGSESKFKVWTFGGLSYGSSVWLDDKFLGSVIGSGSGNNHTLTYSLPKTQKGNKHVVTVIVDNMGLNGNWVPGWEEGKQPRGIIDWSLESSSGKETKISKWKITGNLGGEDYIDKFRGPRNEGGFFFERQGYHLPSPPLNNFKSGSPFNGISKPGVAFYIAKLKLNLPSDKFDIPLSFEFKNNTASVGAYRALLYVNGFQYGRYVSHVGPQSVFPVPEGVFNYRGDNWIGLGLWALEKSANVDGLSLKAGVPVQTGREPVKLVKGPKYAHRRGAY, encoded by the exons ATGCCTCGTGGTGGGCGTCCGTCCTCGATCATCAATGCCCACAAGAGAGAACTTCTGCAAGACATTGTCACCTTTGATGAACACTCTCTATTCATCAATGGTGAGCGTGTGACTATGTTCTCTGCAGAAATCCACCCTTTCCGTCTACCTGTTCCATCGCTGTATCTAGATCTATTCCACAAAGTCAAAGCGATGGGCTTCAACATGGTCTCGTTCTACGTCGATTGGGCTCTACTGGAAGGGAAACCGGGCGAGTTCCGGTCAGAGGGGGCGCTGGATCTACAGCCCTTCATAGACGCTGCAAAAGAAGCGGGTATTTACCTTCTTGCGAGACCAGGACCATACATCAATGCTGAAGTCTCTGGTGGTGGATTCCCGGGCTGGTTGCAGAGAGTCAAAGGATTTCTGAGGACCAATGCTACTGACTATCTCGCTTCAACTGATAA CTATGTCGCAAAGGTGGGAGCAATCATCGCAAAAGCGCAAATCACCAATGGTGGGCCCGTAATCCTGTATCAGCCAGAGAACGAGTATAGTGCCGCTCAAGGAACACCGTTTCCGAATCACGACTACCTGGAATACGTCAACGACCAGGTCCGCAAGGCTGGTGTAGTTGTGCCTCTTATCAACAATGATGCATGGCAAGGGGGTACTGGTGCTCCTGGTACTGGACCTGGAGCTGTAGATATATAC GGACATGATGGATATCCTGTCGGTTTCGACTGC ACAAATCCTTATAAGTGGCCTAAGGACGGATTACCGACGACTTGGCATGCCGAGCATCTGGACAAGAGCCCCAACACTCCGTACTCGATCATCGAG TTCCAAGGCGGTGCTTTTGATCCTCCTGGAGGTACTGGCTTTGAGAAGTGCTATGAACTAACCAACCACGAGTTTGCCCGCATTTTCTACAAGAACAACCTCGCTGCAGGTGTGACAATTTTCAATATCTACATG ACATGGGGAGGTACCAACTGGGGAAACCTTGGGCACTCTGATGGATACACCTCATACGATTACGGCGCT GCTATCAAAGAGGACAGGACAGTCACCCGCGAGAAATATTCCGAGATCAAACTCCAGGGCCAGTTCCTTGCCGTTTCACCAAACTATGCCGTAGCGACAGCAAGTAACTTCACAACGACAAAatacaccaacaacaacaaggtTGCCGTTACAGCACTGACCACAAAGAAAGACGATGCCTTCTATGTTGTGCGACACGCAGATTATCGAACGACTGCCACCGCATCGTATAAGCTCAAAGTGAAAACATCTGTGGGACAACTAACAATTCCTCAACTCGGCGGCTCGCTTTCATTACACGGTAGAGATTCGAAGATCCATGTCGTGGACTACCCGGTTGGAAAGCACACAGTTGTGTATTCCACTGCCGAAGTGTTCACATGGAAAGACCTCGGCGACAAGACTGTTCTTGTAATCTACGGCGGACCTGACGAGTTGCATGAAGTCGCGATCAAGAGTGACTCCAAACTCAATGTTGTCGAGGGTGATGGCATCAAGAcggagagaagaaaaggagcGACTATCTTTCAATTCACAACCAGTCCTAAGCGCCGCGTGGTCCAGATCGGATCCCTTCACGTATATGTTCTAG ACCGTAACGCTGCGTATAACTACTGGGTTCCTACCATCCCAGAAAAGGGCGAACGTGTGGCGTTTGGATCTTCAGTCATGAACCCCAAGGCAGTGATCCTCAATGGTGCTTACTTGATTCGCTCTGTCGCTATCAAAGGATCGAAACTGTCCGTACAAGCCGATTTTAACGCCACTTCACCATTGGAAATCATTGGTGCGCCAAAAGGAACTTCTCGACTTGTGATCAACGGCAAAGATACACCATTCAAAAGGTCCAAAATTGGAAACTGGCTGGTTAACCCAGCTGTCCAGATCCCGGATATCAAGATAACAGACCTGAAGTCTCTGGATTGGAAGTACGTGGATTCACTTCCCGAGGTTAAGAAAAATTACGACGATGCCAAATGGCCCGATGCTGATCTGAAGAACACTTTCAACTCCAAGTGGCCTCTTAACAATTCTGTTTCCCTCTACGGAGGTGACTACGGCTTTCATTCTGGCGCTCTCCTATTCCGAGGACATTTTACTGCTGATGGATCGGAGTCCAAGTTCAAAGTCTGGACTTTTGGTGGTCTTTCATATGGAAGTTCAGTATGGCTTGATGACAAGTTCCTTGGCTCAGTCATAGGTTCAGGGTCTGGCAATAATCACACGTTGACTTATTCCCTTCCCAAGACTCAAAAGGGCAATAAACATGTTGTCACTGTTATCGTGGATAACATGGGATTGAATGGTAATTGGGTGCCTGGTTGGGAAGAAGGGAAACAGCCGCGAGGTATTATTGACTGGTCTCTGGAGTCCAGTTCTGGTAAGGAGACTAAGATTTCCAAGTGGAAGATCACAGGCAATCTTGGCGGAGAGGACTATATTGACAAATTCCGGGGTCCGCGCAACGAAGGAGGTTTCTTTTTCGAGCGACAAGGTTATCACTTGCCGTCTCCTCCTCTTAACAACTTCAAGTCTGGCTCACCCTTCAACGGTATTTCCAAACCAGGTGTGGCGTTTTACATCGCCAAGCTGAAATTAAACCTCCCGTCTGACAAATTCGACATCCCACTATCCTTCGAATTCAAAAACAACACTGCAAGCGTCGGAGCTTACCGTGCGCTTCTTTACGTCAATGGTTTTCAATACGGTAGATACGTGAGTCACGTCGGCCCACAGTCAGTTTTCCCCGTTCCAGAAGGTGTTTTCAACTATCGCGGTGATAATTGGatcggtcttggtctttggGCGTTGGAGAAGAGTGCCAATGTGGACGGGTTGAGCCTAAAGGCTGGCGTTCCTGTGCAGACTGGTCGAGAGCCCGTCAAGCTTGTCAAGGGGCCCAAGTACGCTCATCGTCGTGGGGCGTACTAG
- a CDS encoding hypothetical protein (SECRETED:SignalP(1-21)~CAZy:GH43_22~CAZy:GH43_21~CAZy:GH43_18~CAZy:GH43_34~CAZy:GH43_20~CAZy:GH43_19~CAZy:GH43) produces MLPHLKSLSLAFLSLATGVSSQPQVHEALSALSVRNADNIRSHLHLPSTSNGHSVTWRSSDPNIINGDGIVKRQASDTDVLLVASIELDGEIHEREFNASVRQAPTLEPFEAYAFSYFTGNSLEGEKIYFAASKGNNALDWQELNGGKPVLSSTKGTKGLRDPFIIRSVEGDTFFLIATDLSIGSGTSWGDAVRKGSLYLEIWESNDLINWSEQRHVKVSPDNAGNTWAPEAFWDDAKNSYVVFWASSLYNTADHSDNSYHRMMYSLTRDFVTFSEPEIWQDSKTSRIDTTVLKSGSSFYRFTKDEGSVSGCTDIIQEKSSTLLADVDGWTVQATCIGKNAGLQAVEGPTAFKSNADDTHGEKFYLFVDEYGGRGYVPLETADLDKPSWKVSANYKLPTSPRHGTVIPITKAEHQKLMSAYGT; encoded by the coding sequence ATGCTTCCTCACCTTAAGTCTCTGTCCTTAGCCTTTCTTTCTCTGGCTACAGGTGTCAGCTCCCAGCCTCAAGTCCACGAAGCTTTGTCAGCTCTCTCCGTCCGCAACGCTGATAACATCCGAAGCCACTTGCACCTCCCTTCAACTTCAAACGGCCACTCCGTCACTTGGCGAAGTAGTGATCCAAACATCATCAATGGAGATGGTATAGTTAAGCGCCAGGCCAGTGACACTGACGTTCTACTTGTCGCCTCCATTGAATTGGACGGTGAGATCCACGAGCGTGAATTCAACGCCTCTGTTCGTCAGGCACCTACGCTTGAGCCTTTCGAAGCATATGCCTTTTCCTACTTCACAGGAAACTCTCTTGAGGGCGAAAAGATCTACTTTGCTGCTAGCAAAGGCAACAATGCTCTGGATTGGCAGGAACTCAACGGTGGAAAGCCTGTTTTGAGTTCAACAAAGGGCACTAAGGGCTTGCGAGACCCCTTCATCATTCGCTCTGTGGAGGGCGATACATTCTTCCTCATCGCTACCGACCTTTCCATTGGCAGCGGTACATCTTGGGGCGACGCTGTCCGAAAGGGAAGTCTCTACCTTGAGATCTGGGAGTCAAACGACCTTATCAACTGGTCTGAACAGCGACATGTCAAGGTATCCCCTGACAATGCCGGAAACACTTGGGCTCCTGAAGCCTTCTGGGACGACGCGAAGAACTCTTATGTCGTGTTCTGGGCATCATCTCTGTACAACACGGCTGACCACTCAGACAACTCTTACCATCGCATGATGTATTCTCTCACTCGCGACTTTGTCACCTTCTCTGAGCCTGAGATCTGGCAGGACAGTAAGACTTCGCGCATTGACACTACAGTCCTCAAGTCAGGCAGTTCATTCTACCGTTTTACGAAAGACGAAGGATCTGTCAGCGGATGTACTGATATTATCCAAGAAAAGTCATCGACTCTACTCGCCGACGTCGATGGATGGACGGTTCAAGCGACATGCATAGGCAAGAACGCTGGATTGCAAGCTGTTGAGGGACCTACAGCTTTCAAATCTAATGCTGACGATACACACGGCGAGAAGTTCTATCTGTTTGTGGATGAGTATGGTGGTCGTGGTTATGTGCCTCTTGAGACGGCGGATTTGGATAAGCCTTCCTGGAAGGTTTCGGCCAACTATAAGCTTCCTACTAGCCCACGACATGGAACTGTCATTCCGATTACCAAGGCAGAGCACCAGAAGCTTATGAGTGCTTATGGTACATAG
- a CDS encoding hypothetical protein (SECRETED:SignalP(1-17)~CAZy:PL1_7~CAZy:PL1_9~CAZy:PL1~CAZy:PL1_10~CAZy:PL1_5~CAZy:PL1_6~CAZy:PL1_3~CAZy:PL1_12~CAZy:PL1_1~CAZy:PL1_8~CAZy:PL1_11~CAZy:PL1_4): protein MKLTSVFTAVFATLAVGSPLETRDAHIKRQTSEACSVGYCTQNGGTTGGAKGGTVTVTTLAALQEAAKRTGPLTIIVSGKLTGSDTVRPSSDKTIIGAAGSSLTGVGFYVRRQKNVILRNLKIAKVDASNGDAIGIDESTNVWVDHCDLSGHLSAGKDDLDGLLDISHGADWITVSNTYFHDHWKASLIGHSDNNGSEDKGKLHITYANNYWKNVNSRQPLIRFATVHLVNNYWDQILLSGVNTRMGAQVLVQSSAFANSVERAIFFADSKETGYAVVDDVDLGGSVNSAPKGTLTAASLPYKVTLLGSKKVASVIPGTAGQKL, encoded by the exons ATGAAGCTCACCTCTGTTTTCACAGCCGTCTTCGCCACCTTGGCTGTCGGTTCACCTCTCGAGACTCGTGATGCGCACATCAAGCGTCAAACCTCCGAGGCCTGCAGCGTTGGGTACTGTACTCAAAATGGAGGAACTACTGGTGGTGCGAAGGGTGGAACTGTCACTGTGACCACTCTCGCTGCTCTCCAGGAAGCCGCCAAGCGAACTGGCCCTCTCACCATTATTGTTTCTGGCAAGTTGACTGGCAGTGATACTGTGCGTCCTTCGTCTGACAAGACCATCATCGGCGCGGCCGGTAGCT CTCTCACGGGTGTCGGATTTTACGTTCGTCGCCAGAAGAATGTTATTCTCCGAAACCTCAAGATCGCCAAAGTTGATGCTTCCAACGGCGATGCTATCGGTATCGATGAGTCGACCAATGTCTGGGTTGACCATTGTGACCTGTCCGGTCATCTGAGTGCTGGAAAAGATGACCTTGACGGTCTTCTTGACATCTCACACGGTGCTGATTGGATCACCGTATCTAACACTTACTTCCACGACCAC TGGAAGGCCTCGCTCATCGGCCATTCCGATAACAACGGTTCCGAGGATAAGGGCAAGCTCCACATCACCTACGCCAACAACTACTGGAAGAACGTCAACAGCCGCCAGCCTCTGATCCGCTTCGCCACTGTGCACCTCGTTAACAACTACTGGGACCAAATCCTTCTCTCTGGTGTCAACACTCGCATGGGTGCTCAAGTCCTGGTTCAAAGCTCTGCCTTTGCCAACTCTGTTGAGCGAgccatcttcttcgccgaTTCCAAGGAGACTGGCTATGCtgttgttgacgatgttgatCTCGGTGGCTCAGTTAACTCTGCTCCCAAGGGTACACTCACAGCTGCTTCGTTGCCTTACAAGGTCACCCTTCTTGGATCTAAAAAGGTTGCTTCGGTTATTCCCGGCACTGCTGGCCAGAAGTTGTAA